The following proteins come from a genomic window of bacterium BMS3Abin14:
- the rplV gene encoding 50S ribosomal protein L22: MEAHAKAKYVRVAPRKLRRIMDMVRGKDVSEALSVLSLVKKSASPVLAKVVRSAVANAENTKGMDVERLFIKTAFVDEGPTMKRFMPRAMGRATVIRKRTSHITVVLGEK, encoded by the coding sequence ATGGAAGCACATGCAAAAGCGAAGTACGTGCGGGTTGCCCCGCGAAAACTCCGGCGCATCATGGATATGGTGCGGGGAAAGGACGTTTCGGAGGCATTGAGCGTTTTGTCGCTCGTGAAGAAGAGCGCATCCCCCGTGCTGGCCAAGGTAGTGCGTTCCGCGGTTGCAAATGCCGAGAACACCAAGGGCATGGATGTGGAACGGCTTTTCATCAAGACGGCCTTTGTTGATGAAGGTCCGACCATGAAAAGGTTTATGCCGCGGGCCATGGGTCGTGCAACGGTCATCCGCAAGAGAACCAGCCATATAACGGTTGTGCTTGGCGAGAAGTAA
- the rpsC gene encoding 30S ribosomal protein S3 yields MGQKVHPKGFRLGIIQDWDSRWYAEKDYAKLLHEDIRIRDFIKKRLFHAGISKIIIERTAKRARINIHSARPGIIIGKKGAEVEALRREIKKMTDKDIFINIIEVRKPEVEAQLVAENIASQLLRRVAFRRALKRSVASALRFGAEGIKVMCSGRLNGAEMSRREWYREGRVPLQTLRADIDYGFAEANTTYGIIGVKVWIFKGEVLPEKAGGSEPAA; encoded by the coding sequence TTGGGTCAGAAAGTACATCCCAAAGGGTTCCGGCTTGGGATTATTCAGGATTGGGATTCCCGATGGTACGCCGAAAAGGATTATGCGAAGCTGCTCCATGAGGATATTCGGATCCGTGATTTTATCAAAAAGCGGCTCTTCCACGCAGGCATCTCCAAAATTATAATTGAAAGGACGGCCAAGCGTGCCAGGATAAACATCCACTCCGCCCGACCGGGGATCATTATCGGCAAGAAGGGAGCGGAGGTTGAGGCACTTCGGCGTGAGATCAAAAAGATGACCGATAAGGATATCTTCATCAATATCATAGAGGTTCGCAAACCGGAGGTGGAGGCGCAGCTCGTCGCCGAAAACATCGCCAGCCAGCTGCTCCGGCGTGTTGCCTTTCGACGTGCCCTGAAAAGGAGCGTTGCCTCAGCCCTGCGCTTTGGAGCTGAGGGTATCAAGGTCATGTGTTCCGGTCGCTTGAATGGCGCTGAAATGTCGCGCAGGGAGTGGTACAGAGAGGGACGGGTCCCTCTACAGACCCTGCGTGCCGATATTGATTACGGGTTTGCCGAGGCAAATACCACCTACGGCATCATCGGCGTCAAGGTTTGGATTTTCAAGGGGGAAGTCCTGCCCGAAAAGGCCGGCGGATCTGAACCGGCCGCCTAG
- the rplP gene encoding 50S ribosomal protein L16, producing the protein MLMPKKVKFRKQQRGRMRGAARRGNILSFGDFGLQALEPGWVTARQIEAARIAITRHVKRGGKVWIRVFPDKPITKKPAETRMGKGKGAPEAWVAVVKPGRVLYELEGVTADVAREAMRLASHKLSIKTRILVREEN; encoded by the coding sequence ATGTTGATGCCAAAAAAGGTTAAGTTCAGAAAACAGCAACGTGGCCGGATGAGAGGTGCGGCCAGGAGAGGCAACATACTTAGCTTCGGTGATTTTGGGTTGCAGGCGCTTGAGCCGGGATGGGTCACCGCCCGCCAGATAGAAGCGGCACGTATCGCCATCACGAGACACGTGAAGAGGGGCGGCAAGGTCTGGATCCGGGTCTTTCCCGACAAGCCTATCACAAAAAAGCCCGCTGAGACCCGTATGGGTAAAGGCAAGGGCGCGCCGGAGGCCTGGGTCGCAGTGGTCAAGCCGGGACGTGTCCTGTATGAGCTGGAAGGGGTGACTGCCGATGTGGCCCGTGAGGCCATGAGATTGGCTTCCCACAAACTTTCCATAAAAACACGGATCCTGGTGAGGGAGGAAAACTGA
- the rpmC gene encoding 50S ribosomal protein L29 translates to MKARDMRDMTVDELLEKERNISSELFNLRFQLATNQLENPMRLPLIRKDLARVKTLLGEKSASGEGKE, encoded by the coding sequence ATGAAGGCCAGGGATATGAGAGACATGACCGTTGACGAGCTCCTTGAGAAGGAGCGGAATATTTCCAGCGAACTTTTCAACCTTCGTTTTCAGCTCGCCACGAACCAGCTGGAAAATCCCATGCGCCTTCCGCTGATCAGAAAAGATCTTGCCAGAGTCAAAACTTTACTGGGGGAAAAGTCCGCCTCAGGTGAGGGGAAAGAATGA
- the rpsQ gene encoding 30S ribosomal protein S17: MMSETNTTRNSKIITGTVVGNRMDKTAVVQSHRRVAHKVYPKFVSRRVKYKVHDEENSLNVGDTVRIVETRPLSRDKRWRLLDVLEKVPMGPEKSGS; encoded by the coding sequence ATGATGTCAGAGACGAATACTACCCGGAACAGTAAAATAATCACTGGCACCGTTGTCGGAAACAGGATGGATAAGACGGCGGTTGTGCAGTCCCACAGGAGGGTTGCGCACAAGGTGTATCCGAAATTTGTCAGCCGGCGTGTCAAGTACAAGGTCCATGACGAGGAGAACAGCCTTAACGTTGGCGATACGGTCAGGATTGTGGAGACCCGCCCCCTGAGCAGGGACAAAAGATGGCGACTTCTCGATGTCCTCGAAAAGGTCCCGATGGGCCCGGAAAAATCTGGTTCATGA
- the rplN gene encoding 50S ribosomal protein L14: protein MIKVETVLHVADNSGAKKVLCFRILGGSKRKSATIGDVIVVSVKEATPESKVKKGEVHKAVIVRTRKEIRRPDGSYIRFDNNAAVIINDQQEPVGTRIFGPIGRELRGKNFMKIVSLAPEVL from the coding sequence ATGATCAAGGTAGAGACAGTCCTACATGTAGCCGACAACAGCGGGGCCAAGAAGGTGCTCTGTTTTAGAATACTCGGAGGGTCCAAAAGGAAGTCGGCCACTATAGGAGATGTAATTGTCGTCTCGGTGAAGGAGGCCACTCCCGAGTCCAAGGTAAAAAAAGGTGAGGTTCACAAGGCTGTTATCGTCAGAACCAGGAAAGAGATTCGAAGGCCAGATGGTTCCTACATCCGTTTCGACAACAACGCAGCTGTGATTATCAATGATCAGCAGGAGCCCGTTGGGACCAGAATCTTTGGTCCCATTGGTCGGGAATTGAGGGGAAAGAACTTCATGAAGATCGTTTCCCTGGCTCCAGAGGTCCTTTAA
- the rplX gene encoding 50S ribosomal protein L24 yields the protein MPATGVKKNDFVVITAGKEKGKKGKVLKVDRDKNRVVVEKANFIKKHTRPAGSQKQGGIIEKEGTIHVSNVMLYCDKCGKGVRVRRRKLDDGTTARLCAGCGESFD from the coding sequence ATGCCGGCAACAGGTGTTAAAAAAAACGATTTTGTAGTCATCACCGCTGGGAAGGAAAAAGGCAAAAAGGGGAAGGTCCTCAAGGTTGATCGCGACAAGAATCGCGTGGTTGTTGAGAAGGCCAACTTCATCAAGAAGCATACTCGTCCTGCCGGCTCCCAGAAGCAGGGGGGAATCATCGAGAAAGAAGGAACCATTCATGTTTCCAACGTCATGCTCTATTGCGATAAATGCGGCAAGGGAGTAAGGGTACGTCGGCGGAAACTGGATGACGGCACCACGGCAAGACTATGCGCCGGGTGTGGAGAGTCGTTTGATTGA
- the rplE gene encoding 50S ribosomal protein L5: protein MDTLQKKFREEIVPSMMKTFSYSNVMQVPRMEKIVLNMGLGGALENAKILDVAMKELGRISGQRPVLTRARKSIANFKLREGNPIGCRVTLRRERMYDFFYRLLNIALPRVRDFKGTSNRAFDGRGNYTLGVREQLIFPEINYDDVEEIRGMNVTIVTTADTDEEAKELLRLFGVPFRK from the coding sequence ATGGATACGCTGCAGAAGAAATTCCGGGAAGAGATAGTCCCGTCCATGATGAAGACGTTCAGTTACAGCAACGTCATGCAGGTCCCGCGAATGGAAAAAATCGTTCTCAACATGGGCCTTGGGGGTGCGCTTGAGAATGCCAAGATTCTGGACGTCGCCATGAAAGAGCTGGGCCGGATTTCAGGTCAGAGGCCGGTCCTGACACGTGCCAGGAAGTCCATAGCAAACTTCAAGCTCAGGGAGGGCAATCCAATCGGGTGCAGGGTTACCCTGCGCAGGGAGCGAATGTATGATTTTTTCTACAGACTCCTGAATATCGCGCTTCCTCGGGTCAGGGATTTCAAGGGGACCTCCAACAGGGCATTCGATGGCCGGGGTAATTACACCCTCGGTGTGCGCGAGCAGCTCATTTTTCCCGAGATCAATTACGACGATGTCGAGGAGATCAGGGGAATGAACGTGACTATTGTCACCACTGCCGATACGGATGAGGAGGCCAAAGAGCTGCTGAGGCTTTTTGGTGTTCCTTTCAGAAAATAG
- the rpsN1 gene encoding 30S ribosomal protein S14, producing the protein MAKKALINKAMRKPKFAVRGYNRCPLCGRSRGYLRKFAMCRICFRARALAGEIPGVVKASW; encoded by the coding sequence ATGGCGAAGAAAGCCCTGATTAACAAGGCCATGCGCAAGCCGAAGTTCGCGGTGAGGGGATATAATCGTTGCCCCCTCTGCGGCAGGTCAAGGGGATACCTGCGAAAGTTTGCTATGTGCAGGATCTGTTTTCGTGCCCGTGCCCTCGCCGGTGAAATCCCCGGCGTGGTCAAGGCCAGCTGGTAG
- the rpsH gene encoding 30S ribosomal protein S8: protein MSMTDPVADMLTRIRNALMAGKEKVDIPSSSLKEDIARILQDEGYIKSYRVLSDDKQGVLRVTLKYSEGETPAIIRIQRISKPGGRVYVGAKEIPRVLNGLGVAILSTSRGVMSDAQSRKENVGGEVLCYVW from the coding sequence ATGTCAATGACCGACCCTGTCGCCGACATGCTGACCCGAATCCGAAACGCCCTGATGGCGGGCAAGGAGAAGGTCGACATCCCATCTTCGTCCCTGAAAGAGGATATAGCACGGATTCTCCAGGATGAGGGGTACATAAAAAGCTACCGTGTTCTCAGTGATGATAAACAGGGGGTCCTGAGGGTTACCCTTAAATATTCGGAGGGCGAGACACCCGCAATCATCCGGATTCAGAGAATCAGCAAACCTGGCGGGCGGGTTTATGTCGGGGCCAAAGAGATCCCCCGTGTTCTGAACGGGCTTGGCGTGGCTATACTATCAACTTCGAGGGGTGTGATGAGCGATGCCCAGTCCAGGAAGGAAAACGTTGGCGGCGAGGTCCTTTGCTACGTCTGGTAG
- the rplF gene encoding 50S ribosomal protein L6: MSRIGKQPVGIPDGVEVGMEGRRFTAKGALGQLGRDLPLGVDVEIDKEEIRVLPPSRPKETSAMQGLARTLIDNIVQGVSKGYEKALDMEGVGYRATIKGAALELMVGFSNPVVFPIPDGIKIEVDRNNRITIRGIDKEKVGQIAADIRAVRPPEPYKGKGIRYVNERIRRKAGKAGIT, encoded by the coding sequence ATGTCGAGAATCGGAAAACAGCCTGTTGGGATACCTGATGGGGTTGAAGTCGGAATGGAGGGGCGGCGCTTCACTGCAAAGGGCGCCCTGGGTCAACTTGGCAGGGATCTGCCCTTGGGTGTTGACGTGGAAATAGATAAAGAGGAAATTCGGGTTCTGCCGCCTTCAAGGCCCAAGGAAACCTCGGCCATGCAGGGGCTTGCCAGAACCCTCATCGACAACATTGTTCAGGGTGTTTCGAAAGGTTACGAAAAGGCCCTTGATATGGAAGGTGTTGGATATCGGGCAACGATCAAGGGTGCAGCACTTGAGCTCATGGTCGGATTCTCCAACCCGGTGGTTTTCCCGATTCCCGATGGGATCAAGATCGAGGTTGACAGGAATAACAGGATTACCATCAGAGGGATCGATAAGGAAAAAGTCGGCCAGATTGCAGCCGACATTCGGGCCGTCCGTCCCCCGGAACCCTACAAGGGGAAGGGGATCCGGTATGTCAACGAGCGGATTCGACGTAAGGCTGGAAAGGCCGGCATTACGTAA
- the rplR gene encoding 50S ribosomal protein L18 produces MNKTEKKKMARLRRRRRIRGKISGTATRPRLSVFRSSRHIYAQLVNDEMGTVLASASTMDRELKGTTKSGGNEDAARGVGKLLARRASDKKINTLIFDRGGFQYHGRVKALADAVREGGLKF; encoded by the coding sequence TTGAATAAAACAGAAAAGAAGAAAATGGCCCGTCTGAGGAGGCGTCGCAGAATCCGCGGCAAGATCAGCGGAACAGCCACAAGGCCCAGGCTCTCTGTCTTTCGAAGTTCCCGCCATATTTACGCTCAACTCGTCAACGACGAAATGGGAACGGTTCTGGCCAGCGCTTCAACCATGGACAGGGAGTTGAAGGGAACCACAAAATCCGGTGGCAATGAGGATGCAGCACGAGGGGTGGGAAAACTCCTTGCCAGGCGCGCATCGGATAAAAAGATCAACACGCTTATCTTTGACAGGGGCGGTTTTCAGTACCATGGCCGTGTAAAAGCGCTGGCTGATGCTGTCAGGGAGGGTGGTCTGAAATTCTAG
- the rpsE gene encoding 30S ribosomal protein S5, which produces MKRSLKQPLREHRIDDTEMIDKVVFINRVAKVVKGGRRFRFSALVVVGDGKGTAGVGSGKANEVPEAIRKGIENGKKSLYKIPLNGTTIPHEIMGRWGAAKVFLKPASAGTGIIAGGPVRALMESLGVNDILTKCIGSNNPNNVLMATMQGLLSLRSAEEIANVRGKKVSEILHG; this is translated from the coding sequence ATGAAGAGATCCTTAAAACAGCCATTGAGAGAGCACCGTATCGACGACACCGAGATGATAGATAAGGTGGTGTTTATCAATCGTGTCGCCAAGGTTGTCAAGGGCGGCAGGCGGTTCCGTTTCAGCGCTCTCGTAGTGGTCGGTGACGGCAAGGGGACCGCTGGAGTTGGTTCCGGCAAGGCCAATGAGGTTCCGGAGGCCATCCGCAAGGGTATCGAAAACGGCAAGAAAAGCCTTTACAAAATCCCTTTGAACGGGACCACGATTCCCCATGAGATTATGGGACGATGGGGAGCGGCGAAGGTTTTCCTCAAGCCGGCTTCTGCCGGAACCGGCATTATCGCCGGTGGTCCGGTGCGTGCCCTCATGGAGTCCCTGGGTGTCAATGATATTCTCACCAAATGCATTGGGTCGAACAATCCGAACAATGTTCTCATGGCCACCATGCAGGGGCTTTTGAGCCTGAGAAGCGCCGAGGAGATCGCCAACGTTCGAGGTAAAAAAGTCAGCGAGATCCTTCACGGCTAG
- the rpmD gene encoding 50S ribosomal protein L30, giving the protein MGKIDVTLVRSTIGKPEKQARVVRSLGLRKLSQTVRHDDNPRIRGMVNKVSHLVRAHEVEDE; this is encoded by the coding sequence ATGGGAAAAATTGACGTAACACTGGTGCGCAGCACCATCGGCAAGCCTGAAAAACAGGCCCGGGTTGTGCGGAGTCTGGGGTTGCGAAAGCTCAGCCAAACTGTCAGACACGATGACAACCCCCGGATCAGGGGTATGGTGAACAAGGTTTCCCATCTGGTTCGTGCCCATGAAGTGGAGGATGAATAG
- the rplO gene encoding 50S ribosomal protein L15: MLDQLKPARGAIKKSRRVGRGIGSGSGKTCGRGTKGQGSRSGGGVKAGFEGGQMPLQRRLPKRGFTNPFRTEYSVVNLKDLSRITDVDVVDPDLMVRFRLARKGMPIKILAVGELDRPVTIRAHRFSVSAADKVVRAGGKTEII, translated from the coding sequence ATGCTCGATCAATTAAAACCTGCCAGGGGTGCGATTAAGAAAAGCCGGCGTGTGGGCCGCGGTATCGGCTCGGGGTCCGGCAAGACCTGCGGCAGAGGGACCAAAGGGCAGGGCTCACGGTCCGGTGGCGGCGTGAAGGCCGGCTTTGAGGGCGGTCAGATGCCCCTGCAGCGCCGGCTTCCCAAACGTGGATTCACCAATCCTTTTCGCACCGAGTACTCTGTTGTAAATCTCAAGGATCTTTCCCGTATTACGGATGTTGATGTTGTGGATCCTGATCTGATGGTTCGCTTCCGGCTTGCGAGGAAGGGGATGCCGATCAAGATCCTGGCTGTGGGAGAACTGGATCGTCCGGTGACCATAAGGGCCCACAGGTTCAGTGTTTCCGCAGCCGACAAAGTTGTCAGGGCAGGCGGCAAGACAGAGATCATCTAG
- a CDS encoding preprotein translocase subunit SecY, translating to MLQSFQNIFKIPELKRRIIFTLVMLAVYRVGTHIPTPGIDGPALAEFFKQAQGTLLGFFDMFSGGALLRMTVFALGIMPYISASIIIQLLTVVIPYLEKLSKEGEAGRRKITRYTRYGTVGLAAFQSFGISIGLGQMTSPGGAPVVPDPGWSFRIMTVISLTAGTAFIMWIGEQITERGIGNGISLIIFAGIVARMPTAIGRSLSLMKTGEISAFVMIFILILMIAVVAFIIFMERGQRKVPVQYAKRVVGRKMYGGQSTHLPLKVNTSGVIPPIFASSILMFPATIAGFIKNPYMDALAQAFSPGKALYTSLYVGLIVFFCYFYTAIQFNPVDVADNLKKYGGYIPGIRPGRKTAEYIDRVLSRITFGGAIYLSLVCVLPSILYRLFNVPFYFGGTGLLIVVGVALDTVTQIETHLVTRHYDGFLKKGKVRGRR from the coding sequence TTGCTGCAAAGCTTTCAGAATATATTCAAAATACCGGAGTTAAAGCGCCGGATCATCTTCACCCTCGTAATGCTTGCCGTCTATCGTGTGGGAACCCATATCCCCACACCGGGCATTGATGGCCCGGCGCTTGCGGAATTCTTCAAGCAGGCGCAGGGAACCCTCCTGGGGTTCTTTGACATGTTTTCCGGGGGCGCTCTCCTGCGAATGACGGTTTTTGCCCTTGGAATAATGCCTTACATCAGCGCCAGCATCATTATTCAGCTCCTGACTGTTGTCATCCCCTACCTTGAGAAACTTTCCAAGGAAGGAGAGGCGGGCCGCCGAAAGATTACCCGGTATACCCGTTACGGCACCGTGGGGCTGGCGGCTTTTCAGAGCTTTGGCATCTCCATTGGTCTGGGGCAGATGACCTCACCCGGCGGGGCGCCCGTTGTTCCCGACCCGGGGTGGAGCTTCAGGATTATGACCGTGATCAGCCTCACTGCCGGAACCGCTTTTATCATGTGGATTGGGGAACAGATCACCGAGAGGGGGATCGGAAACGGGATCTCTCTCATCATCTTTGCCGGTATTGTCGCCAGGATGCCTACTGCCATCGGACGATCGCTCTCCTTGATGAAAACAGGTGAAATCTCCGCATTTGTCATGATTTTCATCCTGATCCTTATGATCGCCGTCGTGGCTTTTATTATCTTTATGGAACGTGGACAGCGAAAGGTGCCTGTCCAATATGCCAAACGGGTTGTAGGTAGAAAGATGTACGGGGGGCAGAGTACCCATCTTCCGCTCAAGGTCAACACGTCAGGGGTTATTCCGCCTATCTTCGCGTCCTCTATCCTGATGTTTCCAGCCACCATAGCCGGTTTCATTAAAAACCCCTACATGGATGCGCTCGCCCAGGCATTTTCCCCCGGGAAAGCCCTGTATACTTCCCTTTATGTGGGATTGATCGTTTTCTTCTGCTATTTTTACACCGCGATCCAGTTCAATCCCGTGGATGTTGCCGATAATCTGAAAAAATATGGCGGGTACATTCCCGGGATCAGGCCAGGAAGGAAAACGGCGGAGTATATTGACAGGGTTCTGTCCAGGATTACGTTTGGAGGCGCCATCTATCTCTCCCTTGTCTGTGTCCTCCCCTCCATCCTCTACCGTCTCTTTAACGTCCCGTTCTATTTTGGAGGGACCGGGCTTCTGATCGTGGTTGGCGTTGCCCTGGACACAGTGACCCAGATTGAGACCCATCTGGTCACGAGGCATTACGACGGATTTCTAAAAAAGGGCAAAGTAAGGGGAAGGAGATAA
- the adk gene encoding adenylate kinase: MDIILLGPPGAGKGTQAKFIVEKWKIPQVSTGDILRSAVREGTALGVEAKSFMDKGELVPDRVVIGIIAERLKEDDAFKGFILDGFPRTIPQAEALGAILARMGRAIDHVVSIEVEDQDLVARLTGRRMCKECGESFHMVFNPPKNADTCDACGGALYQRDDDKEETIRQRLKVYHDQTSPLISFYSEKGCLRPIKGTGGIEEIFTRIEQALAGESQSCS; encoded by the coding sequence ATGGACATAATTCTCTTGGGGCCTCCCGGCGCAGGGAAGGGCACCCAGGCGAAATTCATAGTTGAAAAATGGAAAATTCCACAGGTCTCAACCGGTGATATCTTGAGGTCCGCCGTTCGTGAGGGGACCGCCCTCGGTGTTGAGGCAAAGTCCTTTATGGACAAGGGCGAGCTTGTGCCTGACCGGGTTGTGATAGGCATCATCGCGGAAAGATTGAAGGAGGATGACGCATTCAAGGGTTTTATCCTTGACGGGTTTCCGCGCACCATCCCCCAGGCAGAGGCCCTTGGCGCAATACTCGCGCGAATGGGCCGCGCCATTGATCACGTCGTCAGCATAGAGGTCGAGGATCAGGATCTGGTCGCACGCCTGACTGGCCGAAGGATGTGCAAGGAATGCGGAGAAAGCTTCCATATGGTCTTTAACCCGCCCAAAAATGCGGATACCTGTGATGCCTGCGGCGGTGCACTTTATCAAAGGGATGACGATAAAGAGGAGACCATCAGGCAGCGGTTGAAGGTTTACCACGATCAAACCTCTCCCCTGATATCGTTTTACAGCGAAAAAGGATGCCTGAGGCCCATTAAGGGCACCGGCGGCATCGAGGAGATTTTCACCCGGATTGAACAGGCCTTGGCCGGCGAGTCCCAGAGCTGTTCTTGA
- the map gene encoding methionine aminopeptidase 1: MIYRKSPADISAMYQGGAIVGSILEKMRLVVRPGIATSRIEAEADRLSKSMGVIAAFKGYRGYPSSVCVSVNDEVVHGIPSGKRRLEEGDIVGLDFGALFKGFFSDAAVTLPVGKPGDEARRLMKVTEEALYKGIDAALVGNRIGDVSHAVQQHVEGKGYSVVKVFVGHGIGRSLHEEPQVPNFGDPGWGVRLKEGMTIAIEPMVNAGGDEVRVLEDGWTAVTADGSLSAHYEHTIAITTNGPRILTLAGSD; the protein is encoded by the coding sequence ATGATATACAGAAAAAGTCCCGCCGATATTTCCGCCATGTACCAGGGTGGCGCTATTGTCGGTAGTATTTTAGAAAAAATGAGGCTGGTGGTGAGGCCCGGGATCGCCACTTCCCGGATAGAGGCGGAAGCCGACCGGCTGTCAAAATCCATGGGGGTCATAGCCGCCTTCAAGGGCTATCGCGGCTATCCGAGCAGCGTCTGTGTCTCTGTGAATGATGAGGTGGTCCACGGGATTCCTTCCGGAAAACGGCGGTTGGAAGAGGGTGACATCGTCGGGCTGGATTTTGGGGCCTTGTTCAAGGGTTTTTTCTCCGACGCTGCGGTAACCCTTCCCGTGGGCAAACCCGGGGATGAGGCAAGGCGTCTCATGAAGGTTACAGAGGAGGCACTATACAAGGGTATTGACGCTGCGCTGGTCGGCAATCGCATTGGAGACGTATCCCATGCGGTCCAGCAGCATGTTGAGGGCAAAGGATACTCGGTGGTTAAGGTTTTTGTGGGGCACGGCATTGGCCGAAGCCTGCACGAGGAACCCCAGGTGCCCAATTTTGGGGATCCCGGGTGGGGTGTCCGCCTCAAGGAGGGGATGACCATTGCCATTGAGCCCATGGTAAATGCAGGCGGGGATGAGGTGCGTGTTCTTGAGGACGGGTGGACTGCGGTAACGGCGGACGGGAGCCTTTCTGCACACTATGAGCACACCATTGCAATTACGACCAACGGGCCCAGGATACTGACTCTGGCCGGATCGGACTGA
- the infA gene encoding translation initiation factor IF-1, translating into MAKEEAIEVEGTVVEPLPNAMFRVELENGHQVLAHISGKMRMHYIRILPGDKVTVELSPYDLTRGRITYRAK; encoded by the coding sequence ATGGCGAAAGAAGAGGCCATAGAGGTAGAGGGAACGGTGGTGGAACCACTGCCCAATGCGATGTTTCGTGTTGAGTTGGAAAACGGCCACCAGGTGCTTGCCCATATTTCTGGGAAAATGCGCATGCATTACATAAGAATCCTGCCCGGGGACAAGGTGACGGTGGAGCTTTCCCCCTATGATCTGACCAGGGGAAGGATCACCTACAGGGCCAAGTAA
- the rpmJ gene encoding 50S ribosomal protein L36 produces the protein MKVRPSVKRMCDKCKIIRRKGIVRVICENPRHKQRQG, from the coding sequence ATGAAGGTCAGACCGTCTGTCAAGAGGATGTGCGACAAGTGCAAAATTATCCGACGCAAGGGTATTGTTCGTGTGATTTGCGAAAACCCGAGACACAAACAGCGGCAGGGTTGA
- the rpsM gene encoding 30S ribosomal protein S13, translated as MARIAGVDLPRSKRVEVALTYIYGIGPSKAGRIVRDAKVDPDVRVVDLDEGQIVRLREVIDKSHMVEGDLRREVAFDIKRKMDLGSYEGLRHRRGLPVRGQRTKTNARSRKGHRPSIGGRKRK; from the coding sequence GTGGCGCGTATCGCTGGAGTGGATTTACCAAGGAGCAAGAGGGTCGAGGTTGCCCTGACCTATATTTATGGGATCGGACCCTCAAAAGCCGGCCGGATAGTGCGGGACGCCAAAGTGGATCCCGATGTTCGTGTGGTAGACCTGGATGAAGGACAGATCGTTCGTCTTCGCGAGGTTATTGACAAGTCCCACATGGTCGAGGGTGACCTTCGCAGGGAGGTGGCCTTCGATATCAAGCGCAAGATGGATCTGGGGTCTTACGAAGGGCTTCGGCACCGGAGGGGATTGCCGGTGAGGGGACAACGCACGAAAACCAATGCGCGGTCCAGGAAAGGGCATAGGCCTTCTATCGGTGGAAGAAAAAGGAAGTAA